A window of Bacillus sp. DX3.1 genomic DNA:
ATTCGTTTTTCGATATGCAACTGCCATTTCAGCTACAAAATTCGTATCATATATTTCCTTATATACAACTTCTGTTTGATATAATTTATTCGCTGATACTGGAATGACTGTTATCCCAATACCTGCTGCTACAAACCCCATAACTGTTTGATATTCCGTTGCCTCTTGTACAATACGCGGACTGAATCCAGCCTCTCGACATAGTGATAAAATCGTATCATATAGTGCAGGCCAGACGTTCCTTGTTATAAAAACAAATGGTTCGTCCTGCAAATCTTCAATATGAATCTCTTGTTTTTCCGCAAGCGGATGCGCTTTAGGCAAACATAATGTGCATGAAAGTTTTTGAATTGGCTCTAATTCTATTAATTGGCTCATGATCGGCGGACGCAAAAATCCAACATCAATACGGTTGTCATGCAGTGCATCGACTTGTTCTGGTGTCGATAATTCATGCAATACAACAGATACCCTCGGAAATTTTTTTCGATATTCTCGAACAATAGATGGCAAAATATCATATATTGCCGCTCCTACAAATCCAATCGAAAGTGACCCAACTTCTCCCCTTTGTGCGCTCTGCGCAACTTCAACAGCTTTCTCAATTTGCTCAAATGCTATTTTCACTTCTTTTAAAAACATTCTCCCTGCTTCTGTCAGCTCAACTCTTCGCTTCGTTCTTGAAAATAACGTAACGCCCATCTCTTTCTCTAACTGCTGAATTTGTTGACTAAGCGGCGGCTGTGTCATTTGCAGGCGAGCAGCTGCTCGCCCAAAATGTAACTCCTCTGCCACAACAACAAAATATTGCAAATGCCGTAACTCCATTTCGGACACCCTTTTCCATTAATATGTATAATAAATTAATAACATACAATTTATATATTAGACAAATGTTTTTAAAAAACGTATAGTAGAAACTGTTAATTCTTTTTACATTTTTTATGTAAAAAACGAAAGAGGTGTTACTGTATGAAGTTTTTTAAATTAAGCGGACAAATTTTACTATTGTTTTGTTTCGCATGGACAGGTGAATGGATTGCAAAACAGGCACACTTCTCAATTCCAGGAAGTATTATCGGTATTTTTCTATTATTAATTTCATTAAAATTTAACCTGGTGAAAAAAGAATGGATTCAAGACGGAGCAGATTTTTTATTAAAAGAACTTATTTTATTTTTTATTCCTTCTGCCGTCGCTGTAATCCGTTACAAAGATACATTAATACAATATGGTATCGATCTCATAATGATTATCATGATTAGTACACTTTGTGTAACACTTGTAACTGGACTCTTAACTGAACTGCTTGTAAAGCGGAAAGGATCAACACAATGATCGGGCTTTTATGTTTACTATTAACACTATTCACATACTGGATTTCAAAAAAACTATATCAAAGTTGGAATTGGAGTATTCTTTCACCTCTTCTCGTCTGCCCAATTATTTTAATCGCACTTTTACTTGGATTAGATACATCATATGAAACATATGAATCTGGTGGCCAATGGTTAACCGAACTGTTAAAACCAGCAACAGTGGCCTTTGCTTGGCCGATATATAAATATTTCAATCTATTAAAAAAACACGCAAGTGCCATTTTAATTAACGTCATTGTTGGTTCTTTTTTATCCGTTATCACTTCGGCTCTTCTAGCAGATGCCTTTCAAATTAATTCGTCACTAGAACATAGCCTAGCACCACATATCGTTACAACACCAATTGCAATGGCAATCTCAGAAATGATTGGTGGTATGTCTCAATTAACAGCTGTCTTTGTCGTATTAACCGCATTAACAGGCGCACTCCTAGGTCCTTCTCTTATTCGCCTATGCCGCATTAAAACATCCATTGCGAAAGGAATTATGCTCGGCACAAGTGCAAATGGTACCGGTACATCAAAAGCATTTGAAATCGGTCCAGTTGAAGGTACTATTGCAAGTTTATCTATGCTATTAACTGCCGGAGCAAGCTTAGTCATTGTACCACTTATTTTATCTTGGTTACATTAATAAAAAGCAAGTATTCTCTTCTTTTATTACAAAGGAGGATAAAGTAATTATATAAATACAAATTAAAAAACCGACATAAACCCTTCTTTTTAAGTGGGAGAGAACATCCGGCCATGCATAGAAGCGGTCAGATCCTTTTCCTGCCCAGACATAGTGAAAACAAAGAGAGAAAACGAGTGCAGGCCACCTTTTGTTATCCATAGCCGCAGCTATATGTCGAAAAATCAAAATGGATTTATATACAATCTTATGAGAGCAAAAGAGCAGGATAGATTTAAGCAGAAAAAGACGCATCCTTTATGCCACAAGGAATGCGTTTTTTTGTTTGCTACTGCTAATGACATGTTATGTAAACCTCACATGTATATGATATACAAAGGTTTTTCGTGATTTAATATTTTAATTTGATGACCGTAGATATTAATTAGGTTCGGTTATGGTGAAGAGGTTGTTCCCCATACTAAGAAGATATGACTTTATTAGGAATATCAGTATGAACAACCAGCAGAATTCAAGTAAAAGCATTATGAACCAGAAATAATGAACGTTGCTGTACGAAAAGATTTCATTCTTTTCATTTGTACATATCTTAGCGGTACCAATCCATTCTTTCATCTTTTTCTCCTCATCCATACATAGCATTCTCTTTTTTCTTATTCTTCTCCTCGAAAAAAGAGGTGAAAACTTGAAATATATCGAATCATTATATCAACTTCAAAGACGGCTTATTCATGGAAACTCGGACGGAAGGATGAGAGGATGATTTCTAAATATGTCGTGGAGTGTGTCTTTTGTGAGGAGAATCGAAAATCCCGACAAGCAACTGTTACCGTTTCTGCTAGCTCCCATGCATTCGCAATTCAAAAAGTAACAGAAGAGTGTCAGCGTCGCTTTGGGAAATCTTTACTATTACAAACAGAAATTACCAAGGAACTACTTTTACACCAAAAAGAAAGCTGACCAATGATTGGTCAGCTTTCTTTATCCGATCATATTTTCACATGAAGATTAGGGGCATCCTCTTAGAAATCGGGATTTTCCCATTATGTACGTACCATAATGGGTATCGAACAATATTTCTATACAATTATACATTGAATAGAATAGGGCAAAACTTGTTCGCATTTTTAGAAAAGGGATAGGGATATATTACTAGTAGTACGTCGAACATTCGAACGTTACATTCATTATATTATAGTAAATCCTTTTATATGGGAAATATGAATTACTTACATAATCCATACGCAAAATATATTACTCTATTAATAGCATACATCCTGCTAAAAGCGGGGTCATGATCATCGCAAATTTCAAAATGATTTGCGGTGCAAAATTCGTAAACTTCGCTCCAACATATGCTCCAAACATCGTTCCAATTAAGACTTGTCCTAATAACATATAATCTAAATACCCTTCTGAGCTATATCCAGCTCCTCCGCCAATTGCAATCGGAAGAATAACGAGCATTGTTGTCCCTACTGACTGACGAATCGATAATCCTAGCAACACCATCAACCCAAGTTGAATGAACGGAGCAGATCCAATTCCAAATGCCCCTGCTAATAAACCCGTTACAATCCCTAATACAACTCCTTTTCCTAATACATACGGGGATAACCGATCTGATAAACTTGCAGACAATTTATTTTGATTTTGAAAGAAAAACAATCGGATCAACATGAATATTGCTGATAAAAATAACATTCCCGCTGTAAACCAATGTAGAAGATGCGCAGGAATGATTGCCCCAATTTGAGATCCAGCATACGAGCCAATCGCTCCAAACCCGCCTACAACACACCCAATCTTCACCGCAACATTTCCTTCTCGGTAATGGCTAATCATCCCTGATAGCGTCGTAAATGCCATTGCCGTCAATGATGTTGCGAGTGCAGCATGAATGGGCACATGAAAGACTAAAGTAAGCACAGCAATAATAAACCCAGCTCCCCCAGCTCCAACAAGCCCTAATAAAACTCCCATCATAAACATTGTTACAATAATTGCCACTATACTTCCCTCCATTAAGTCTATTATCTAATACCTATCAGCTGGTAAGCAAATAAAAAAGCACCCTGTGTGGATGCTTTCTCACTTAATTTCTTTACATCTATAAAAAGCGAAAGTATTTTTCAACAAAATTTATCTATTCATTTAATCTTGATTAATTAAGATAATCGCCGGACCAGACACAACCACTCCGGCAACTTCAATTTTTTCGAATTCTTTCACCGTAATCGATATAACACCTTCTCGTTCCATTAACTCCTTACTCAGGGTTTCAGTCGGTATTTGTTTCACCGTCTTACCTCCTTTTCATTCTTGTTTCCTAACACCTTTACACGCTCGCTGTAAAGGAAAATAATCCCAAAATAAGATAAAGTGAAACTTTAATCAGTGGGGTTTTCTTCATCCCCACTAATCATTAACCTTCACCAATCGGGTGTTTACGGGCAATTTATCCCCCACCTAACTTCTTTGCTTTTTGCTAAACTTTGAGGTAGGGGTATTACTGCCCGCGAATAGCGGGATAAAACCAATTAGGTTGAAGTATGTATCACACAATATTTTTTCCAACTAGAACACCTCCATTTATATTCCCACACCACACTCCTTATTCCATACAGAATATGCGATTCCTTTCTATAATATATTGAAAAATAAAAAAAAGCATCCTCTCCGGATGCTTTAATCATTTCGATTCACGTGAAAATTTCGTATACACGCCAATTCCCGCAAGCAGAACACCAAATCCTGCAAATACGGTACCTAATCCTAAAAAGAACGAACCTAATGTTTGTAAATCTCCCATATGTATATTCTCCCTTTTGTCGCATTATATATTTCATCTATATATTCGACTAAACGATTATATACTCCTTCTCATTTTTTATTTTCTATTGTTGAATTTTGGTCTTCGTCTCATCTCTTTTAAGCATTCACATAATTCATCCGTTCAATGACTTCTTTTATCTCTTGCAATTCTGCAACTGTGTATAACGCCTTCCCCTTCAAACGTTCATTTCTAAAATATGAAACAAGTTGTTCTCTCTTACTAAACCTAGGTAACGATTCATTTGAAAGGTCGATTACTTCATTCGTATTTCCCTCAGCCTCATTTGCAAAATATACAATTGGCTTAACTACATCCTTTAACTCTTTTTTTGAACCCTCTTCGAAATAATTATATAAAGCAGTTGCTAGATTTTTCACTTTATATGCAGGATTCCCTTTGTTTTCTACTCTCATAATTGTTGCCCCATCATTTGAAGACGATTCTTTTACAAAAACAAATGTTTCTTCTTTTAGCTGCTCTTGTTGGTACTTACCAATTTCATCAATCATAAATGTATACAGCCCTGCGTTTTCTTTCGTCACCCCGTGAATCATTCGTCCATTCCAATCCTTCGTCTCAATCACGTAGATTCCTGTAGTAAATAGTACCACATGGTCAATTTGACTATTTCCGCTCTGAACACCATTTCGATTATCTGCATTTGGCACAAAGACGTTTGGTAAAATATGAAATTCATTTTCAGATATGATGCCTTGCTGAACAAACCCTCTTTTCATATAATGCAACATTTCATGCGTGTTCAATTCTTCACTATTTATAGAGTATGTTCTTAGCTCCGTAATCAAATTTTGTAACATATGTATATCGTTGTTATGTTTCTTTTGAATTTCATTTCTTTCTTTATTGTGCTTCACTACGAGCTGATTCTTCAGTTCCTTTATCTGTTCAACCTCTCGATTCGTACTGATCTTAAGTTCGTGATATTTTTTTCTCTCTATACTTTTTAAGGTTTCTTGTTGCTGCTCATAATTCGCTACAGTTGCGGCAATTTCACCTTGATAACTTTCTATCGATTGCTTCTTTTCAAACTCTACTTGTTGATTATCTGACTCTAACTGCTTATTTCTGTAAAATAGCACAAAAACTGCCGCTAATAAAACTAGACTCACACATATTAGTACATATTCCATCTTCTCTTCTCCTTTATTACACCGTAAGTTCTTTCCGTACCTTAAGGTTCTTCAAAGCCCAAATGACTTTCTCTCTAAATAGCAGAATTCATTTAAAAATCCTATTTTTATATTTTATAAAACTACACTTATTCTATTATACTATGCAACAAGAAAACTCTCTTCAAAATTTATACATATTTTCATTTCGTATGATATTGAAACCTTTCTTCACAAAAAAGACTTCAAAGACCTTGTTTTCGCAAGGCCTTTTTAAGATTTTTTTGTGAAGCAATTATATATTTTAATATGGTATATTTTTCACAAACCTTTATCCCGCATTAACAGCAGTAAGACCCCCACTGATCAAAGTTTCACTGCATTTGTAACTGTTTGTTAAGCATCTTTTAATCGTTATTTTTACGTATCTCCAGATCTTTTGAAAAGAATACGTTCAAAAATATGATCAACAATCCAATTATGGAATAAGCTCTACATCAACATACTCATGTAGATACTTTTTATTTTTCAATATAGACAGAACGTACAATTGTACGAGTATAGGCTTTACCTTCTGTATTAGGCCCTTTCATATCAATAGTCACATTATACACACCTGATTGTGTGATGTTATTCAAAAAGCCCGTGAATGTAATTGCATCTAACTTTCGTAATTGACTCGATTGTGATACTAATTTCCCTTCCCGATCAACAACTCGTACAGTGACAGACAGGTTATCTTGATTTATTGACGATTTAGTAGATTGTTTCAATTGAAACTCTGCCTTTTCCGCCTTGATTTTCCCTGGCATTTTCAAAGTAAAAGGAGCATCTTGTTTATAATCGGTAATAATCATATACGCATCTTTTTGACCAGTCGTCAGTATTTTAACATGCCATTGTCCTATTTCCATTTGATCTATTTTGAATATCCGAATCGAAGCTCCCTTAAAATAAGAATCCTCGTTTCCTACAGTTTCTTTACTATCTTTATTCGTATATACTTTTCCAGATGGGGATATAAGTTGTATTTGTACTTCTGAAGATGCGGTTAAGACTGATACAACTCCTTCTGTTTTTGTATCTACCGCAAAAGTTTGATCAACCCAGTTATTTTGTATTAGTTCTCCACCCAACACGTTTTGATTAGAAGTTATATTTTTACCATCAGTTGTTTCTTGAGAACTATTGTTTGAAGTAAATGGAACTGATGTAACAACAGAAGTACGCAAATAAGGTTCAATTCGAGAAAACACGGCTGATCCTTTCCGGATATTATCATGATCAAACCTAGAATCAGTAAATAAATGTGTTCCATATGGTAATTTTGCACTCCACTCATTAACCAATCCATCATTGGAACCATATGCAGAAAGATATAACCCTCCCAACGATAAGGCAGAGAAAGCTGGTCCCCAACTTGTACCTGCTACCGTATAATAGCGATTCAATTTAGCATTCGGGTTGTTATCTATTATGGAACGAAATTGTGCCATTTCTCCTGTTTGTAGAGAGTATGTTCCATTATCCCTTTGTCCTAACAATGAAGCGAGCCATCCAGCCCACCAGCTGTATGATAAATCTGCCAGATTTGATCCATAATGCGGGGAAGCAAGTGTAATGGCTTTTCCTACAAAACGATTCGCACCATATTGAATAAGTGCCGCTTGAGTGTCAATCCCCCCTTTACTGTGTGCCACAATATTAACTTTCTTGCCAAAGTGGTTATAAATTTCCTCTAGCTTAGCAGCCAATAATTTACCGTTATCCCACTGACTAGCAGATCCCTTCCCTGCTGCATCGTATAGTTGAACAAAAACAGCTTGATATCCCGCACGATAAGCATAATCATACATATCATTCATACTGTGATAGACTGTTTCTCCATACCAACTATCCGCACTTCCATTTCTCCCTTGAACAAAAACAATAGGAGGCCTATTTTCATCATAATTTAAAGGTGTTTCTCCTAAAAACCAATCTCCTGGAGTGAAAGTTTCTGCTGGTGGAAACATTTTCCCATACGCAGGTGCAGTATTCGCCTCAACGTTTGAAATACCAAAAGTAGTAAAAAGTAAAATGGATGCAGCAATCAACATCACACATCTTTTAAACGTATACACAATAAACCCTCCCTTTCCTGAAAGGTGATGCAGAGTTTACACGTATCTCGTTATTTCATCTGAATATAATAGCAATTATCCTCTTAAAATTGCTAAATTAGATATTCAGCTGCATTATGAATAGTAGATTTTTGCAGCACCTTTTTATTCTTAATAGACGATATTCTCCCTATAGATCTCAATTCCTTTCATCAATAAAAATTAAGGATGTTTCTCAATACACCTTAGTTTTCCTAGATTTCTCACAAGATCATTTCATCATAATATTAAATTTCATTTTACAAGGAAATGTACTTACTATGAAAAATATTTAGCCATCCGAAGTACTAGGACACCATGCATAGAAACATGGTAAAACTTTTTCTATAAGACATAAAATATTACAAATTAGATGGATTAAACCTAATTGAAAAAGAGTTAAACCTTTATAATAAATTCGAAAACAAAGAGTTTGTACACTGTTGCATAATCTGAAAAAAGACCTTCAAATGAATGTGATCATTTTCAAAAGAATAAAAAAAAGGCCTTCAAAACCTTAATATTACAAGGCTTTTTGAAGGCTTCCTTTATTTTGTAGTAAATACATATTGTAATACAATCCTTGCTGTCCCAACAATTCTTGATGCGTACCTCTCTCCACAATTTCCCCATCATGCATGACAAAGATTTGATCAGAATCTTGAATCGTAGATAAACGGTGTGCGATAGCAATTGTTGTTCTTCCTTTTCGCATACGCTGCAACGCTGTTTGAATTGCTTCTTCCGTTTCTGTGTCAATATTTGCTGTTGCTTCGTCTAATACGAGTACTTTCGGATTTGTTGCAATCGTTCTAGCAAAAGCGATCAGCTGACGTTGTCCACTTGAGAACGCTGCTCCTCTTTCTACCACTTCTGTATCATACTGCTCTGGTAACCTTTCAATAAACGCATTTGCTTGCACAAATTTTGCAGCTTCTTTTATTTCTTCATTTGTAATACTTTCATCATACATACGAATGTTTTGATTGACATTCCCTGCAAATAAGAAAGCATCTTGCAAAACGAGTCCAATTCGCTTTCGAATTTCCTTCTCTTCGAATTTTTCTAAGTTTACACCGTCTATGAGAATACTTCCTGATTTAATATCATAAAAACGCATCAGTAAGTTCATAATGGTACTTTTTCCACTTCCAGTATGACCAACAAAAGCAACCGTTTGCCCTTGTTTTACATGGAAAGATACATTTTTCAAAACATCACGTTTTCCATCGTATGAAAATGTAACATCTTTAAATTGAATTTCTCCGTCAAGTACTTCCGGTTTTGCATTTCCTTTTTGAACAGGTGCTAAATCTTTTTCATCCATTAAATGAAAGACACGTGATGAAGAAACAAGTGCTTGTTGGAAGAAAGATAGTTTCATCATCATCTCATTGACAGGTTGAAAAAAACGGTGGATATAGTTAACAAAGGCATATAATACCCCAACTTCAACTGGGCTATTTAATGCATCAACTCCAAATAATGTGAGCACTAATACGATAGCCATAATATGAACAAGATCTGTTGCTGGGCGTAAAAATAATGCATCTAGTTTTAATGTACGTCGCCCCGCACCGTAATGTTTATTATTCACTTCTTCAAATTCTTTCCGCATCCGTTTTTCTTGGCGGAACACTTGCACAATGTTCATTCCTTGAATGGATTCATTAAGCTTTGCATTTAAAAAACTTAATTGATTACGGAGTTCTAAATAAAAAACCGAACTTTTCCGGCGATACACTGTCATAATTGTAAGCATAATTGGAATTAATACGAGAGAATATAATGCAAGTTTGACATCGAGTAAGAACATTGCCACTAAAATCCCGATTAAAAAGAAGACATTTTTAACAAATGTTGATAAAACACCGACATAGAAATCTTTAATTGCTTCTGTATCGTTTGTCACACGAGATACAAGGGTACCAATTGGCGTACGATCAAAGAAGCTGAGCGATAATCGTTGTACATGCTCATACACTTCGACCCGCATATCTTGTACAATTTTAAATGCAATGTTTTGGAAATATAATAAATTCAAATACGTAAACAATACTTTTAACAAATGAGCAACCATATATACCACAAAGAGCGTTATGAGTGCAGATTGCTCAAAGCTGCGTGGCACTAAATGTTCGTCAAGAAACTGCTTAATTAAAAACGGTCCCATCATTTCCGTAACAGTTGCACCAACTAGGAATAAAAACGCCAGTGACAACAACCCTTTATATGGTTTCATATAAGAGAGCAATCGCCATAAGTCGCTTCGTTTTTTCTCAGCCATTATATGCCTCCTTGCTCAACTAACGCTTCTAACTGTTGGCTTTCATACATGTCTTTATACCAACCTTCTTGCTCCATTAGTTGTTCATGTGTACCACGCTGCACGATTTTCCCTTCATCAATAACAAGGATGAGGTTTGCATGTTGAATTGCACTTAATCGATGTGCTGTAATAATCGTCGTTTTCTGTTCACGTTCA
This region includes:
- the alsR gene encoding acetoin biosynthesis transcriptional regulator AlsR, whose product is MELRHLQYFVVVAEELHFGRAAARLQMTQPPLSQQIQQLEKEMGVTLFSRTKRRVELTEAGRMFLKEVKIAFEQIEKAVEVAQSAQRGEVGSLSIGFVGAAIYDILPSIVREYRKKFPRVSVVLHELSTPEQVDALHDNRIDVGFLRPPIMSQLIELEPIQKLSCTLCLPKAHPLAEKQEIHIEDLQDEPFVFITRNVWPALYDTILSLCREAGFSPRIVQEATEYQTVMGFVAAGIGITVIPVSANKLYQTEVVYKEIYDTNFVAEMAVAYRKTNSNPELLEFLKIAIENKRIEVENDK
- a CDS encoding BC1881 family protein: MKQIPTETLSKELMEREGVISITVKEFEKIEVAGVVVSGPAIILINQD
- a CDS encoding CidA/LrgA family holin-like protein; the protein is MKFFKLSGQILLLFCFAWTGEWIAKQAHFSIPGSIIGIFLLLISLKFNLVKKEWIQDGADFLLKELILFFIPSAVAVIRYKDTLIQYGIDLIMIIMISTLCVTLVTGLLTELLVKRKGSTQ
- a CDS encoding nuclease-related domain-containing protein; translated protein: MEYVLICVSLVLLAAVFVLFYRNKQLESDNQQVEFEKKQSIESYQGEIAATVANYEQQQETLKSIERKKYHELKISTNREVEQIKELKNQLVVKHNKERNEIQKKHNNDIHMLQNLITELRTYSINSEELNTHEMLHYMKRGFVQQGIISENEFHILPNVFVPNADNRNGVQSGNSQIDHVVLFTTGIYVIETKDWNGRMIHGVTKENAGLYTFMIDEIGKYQQEQLKEETFVFVKESSSNDGATIMRVENKGNPAYKVKNLATALYNYFEEGSKKELKDVVKPIVYFANEAEGNTNEVIDLSNESLPRFSKREQLVSYFRNERLKGKALYTVAELQEIKEVIERMNYVNA
- a CDS encoding LrgB family protein codes for the protein MIGLLCLLLTLFTYWISKKLYQSWNWSILSPLLVCPIILIALLLGLDTSYETYESGGQWLTELLKPATVAFAWPIYKYFNLLKKHASAILINVIVGSFLSVITSALLADAFQINSSLEHSLAPHIVTTPIAMAISEMIGGMSQLTAVFVVLTALTGALLGPSLIRLCRIKTSIAKGIMLGTSANGTGTSKAFEIGPVEGTIASLSMLLTAGASLVIVPLILSWLH
- a CDS encoding sulfite exporter TauE/SafE family protein, translated to MAIIVTMFMMGVLLGLVGAGGAGFIIAVLTLVFHVPIHAALATSLTAMAFTTLSGMISHYREGNVAVKIGCVVGGFGAIGSYAGSQIGAIIPAHLLHWFTAGMLFLSAIFMLIRLFFFQNQNKLSASLSDRLSPYVLGKGVVLGIVTGLLAGAFGIGSAPFIQLGLMVLLGLSIRQSVGTTMLVILPIAIGGGAGYSSEGYLDYMLLGQVLIGTMFGAYVGAKFTNFAPQIILKFAMIMTPLLAGCMLLIE
- a CDS encoding ABC transporter ATP-binding protein — encoded protein: MAEKKRSDLWRLLSYMKPYKGLLSLAFLFLVGATVTEMMGPFLIKQFLDEHLVPRSFEQSALITLFVVYMVAHLLKVLFTYLNLLYFQNIAFKIVQDMRVEVYEHVQRLSLSFFDRTPIGTLVSRVTNDTEAIKDFYVGVLSTFVKNVFFLIGILVAMFLLDVKLALYSLVLIPIMLTIMTVYRRKSSVFYLELRNQLSFLNAKLNESIQGMNIVQVFRQEKRMRKEFEEVNNKHYGAGRRTLKLDALFLRPATDLVHIMAIVLVLTLFGVDALNSPVEVGVLYAFVNYIHRFFQPVNEMMMKLSFFQQALVSSSRVFHLMDEKDLAPVQKGNAKPEVLDGEIQFKDVTFSYDGKRDVLKNVSFHVKQGQTVAFVGHTGSGKSTIMNLLMRFYDIKSGSILIDGVNLEKFEEKEIRKRIGLVLQDAFLFAGNVNQNIRMYDESITNEEIKEAAKFVQANAFIERLPEQYDTEVVERGAAFSSGQRQLIAFARTIATNPKVLVLDEATANIDTETEEAIQTALQRMRKGRTTIAIAHRLSTIQDSDQIFVMHDGEIVERGTHQELLGQQGLYYNMYLLQNKGSLQKAL
- a CDS encoding DUF3903 domain-containing protein; the protein is MISKYVVECVFCEENRKSRQATVTVSASSHAFAIQKVTEECQRRFGKSLLLQTEITKELLLHQKES